The Argonema galeatum A003/A1 sequence CCGATTTAGCACCCAATGTCTCAGGACAACCAGGGTCAAAATCAGAATCGTCCCCGGAAACAGCTTCCGGCGTCGCTTTCAAAGTATCGCGCCACGGTTCCTCTGGCAGCTCATCCCAGCAAGATGGTGCCGAGACTCAGCAGGAAAAACCTTCTTGCTAGCATCTGGATCTAAGTAGTCAACATAAAAATGCCAGAAAGTCCAGAGTGTCCTTCTCCCCCTCCTCCACTTCCCCGCTCCCCCGCTCTTATTTCAGCACTGGGGTTGGATGTCGGTCGCAAGCGCGTTGGGGTAGCCGGATGCGATCGCACTGGTCTGATTGCCACAGGTCTAACCACCATCGAGCGCAAATCATTCGATCGGGACATGGAGCAGCTGAGTCAACTTGTCGCCGATCGACAAGTTGAACTCCTCGTCGTTGGTCTACCCTACTCCATGAACGGAACTTTAGGCCCTCAAGCCCGACAAGTCCAGAAATTTGCCCAGCGGGTTAGCAAAGCCTTGCAGCTGCCCGTGGAGTATGTTGATGAACGACTGACTTCCTTTGAAGCCGAGGGACTGCTAAAAGACGCCAACAAATCGCCATCCCGGCATAAAAGTTCGGTTGATCGGATTGCTGCGGCCATAATTTTGCAACAATGGTTGGACGAGCGTCGCATACGGTAATAGCACTCCCCTTGGTTGGAGCCTTGCAATATGTCTAAAAAGAAAGAAAATGAAGATTCTCAGAGTAAACCCGTCATCCTCAAAGATGAAGCGGGACTCGAACTAGCTTGTTACATCGAGCGATCGCTGGAAGTCGAAGATGAAGAATATGTTCTCTTGCTACCAGTTGACTCACCAGTCGAGATTTTTGCATGGAATGAAGACTCTGATGACGAGCAGGCGGCAACAGGCGTTGAAGATGACGAGACCGTTGACAAAATCTTTCCGGTTGCCCAAGCTGTTCTAGCAGAGCAAGACCTCATACTCAAGCGCACCGCATTCTCCTTAACGGTTGCCGGTGAACTGCCAGAAGTAGACGAGGATGAAATACTCACTCTGGAATTCGAGGATGAGATCGCTCAGCAAGAGCCTGAAGAGTTACAGTTCCTGGCTAGTTTTTACCACGAGGAACAGGAATACGCTATTTACACGCCCCTCGCTCCACTACTTTTCTTTGGACGTCTTAACCAAGAGGGTCAACCGGAGTTACTTTCCCCAGAAGAATTTCAAAGGGTACAGCCTTTGCTTGAAGAACAATTGTTCGATGAACTCGAATAAGTTAAAGCTATGCAACGCCTCTCCAAGTGGTTGTTTTATCTTGGCCTATTCCCGGTAACCCTGGGACTGTGTGCTTGGCAAGGCTGGTCTTGGTGGAGTTGGGCTTCTGCCCCGCCTCTAGCATCAGCAGCCACCACAGCATCGCCCGATGCTGAAAAAACGGTACAAATCCGAATTCCGCCAGGAACTTCGGCTTCCCAAATTGGTCGGGATTTGGAGTCAGCTGGTTTAATTCGTTCTGCTGAAGCTTGGAATCTGTGGGCGCGTTGGTTGACGCTGCAAGACAAAGCGGGGTTCAAGGCAGGCACCTTCCAGTTATCGCCCACTCAGTCCCTGCCAGAAATAGCAGCGG is a genomic window containing:
- the ruvX gene encoding Holliday junction resolvase RuvX, with amino-acid sequence MPESPECPSPPPPLPRSPALISALGLDVGRKRVGVAGCDRTGLIATGLTTIERKSFDRDMEQLSQLVADRQVELLVVGLPYSMNGTLGPQARQVQKFAQRVSKALQLPVEYVDERLTSFEAEGLLKDANKSPSRHKSSVDRIAAAIILQQWLDERRIR
- a CDS encoding DUF3727 domain-containing protein; the protein is MSKKKENEDSQSKPVILKDEAGLELACYIERSLEVEDEEYVLLLPVDSPVEIFAWNEDSDDEQAATGVEDDETVDKIFPVAQAVLAEQDLILKRTAFSLTVAGELPEVDEDEILTLEFEDEIAQQEPEELQFLASFYHEEQEYAIYTPLAPLLFFGRLNQEGQPELLSPEEFQRVQPLLEEQLFDELE